Proteins from a single region of Macaca fascicularis isolate 582-1 chromosome 5, T2T-MFA8v1.1:
- the LOC102127641 gene encoding thymosin beta-4 produces the protein MLKTVKQDNSVVATVQTRLRLFSRAWLRFPSATMSDKPDMAEIEKFGNSKLKKTETQEKNPLPSKETMEQEKQAGES, from the coding sequence atgttaaaaacagtaaaacaggACAACTCGGTGGTGGCCACTGTGCAGACCAGACTTCGCTTGTTCTCGCGTGCCTGGCTCCGCTTTCCCTCCGCAACCATGTCTGACAAACCCGATATGGCTGAGATCGAGAAATTCGGTAACTCgaaactgaagaagacagagaCGCAAGAGAAAAATCCACTGCCTTCCAAAGAAACGATGGAACAGGAGAAGCAAGCAGGCGAATCGTAA